Below is a window of Deltaproteobacteria bacterium DNA.
CATCAGGATGATGGCGGTGTACAAGACGGCGTTGATGATGTGGATGCGGTAGGGCGACAGACGCCGATTGGTAGCCAGCATCCAGTCGAAGCGGTAGCGATGCGCCACACGTTCGAGCAGCTCGCAGGAAGCCACGTAGGCGGTGTTCACGGCCATAATCAGAATGACGCTGCCGAAGATGCCGACCATCGCCCCGAACGGAGCATTTCCGACCATGCTGGCCCAGTGTGTAATCAGGTCACCTTCGTGGCCGGCGAAGTCGATCGGTGCCGACAGCGCCAGCGCGGTGATCAGCGGCGTAACGATGCCCACCGTTAGCGCCAAGAACCAGTACGCCCGCGATATGTCGCGCCAGCTCTCGACCAGACCCGCAGTCTGGATCACCGACTCGATGCCGGAGTAGGCCAGTACGCAACTCGCCACTCCGATCGTCAGCACCTGCACGGCGCTGGCCAGCCCGCCACTGGTGATGTCTTTCACGACTGCCGTGGTGCTGCCGGCGATGATCGACGGGCCGTGCGGATCGATGTTCAGGAGTCCGAGCGCGATCAGGTTCACGAAGACAAACGCCGCACCGACGAAGATCCCGAATGTGACCCGGGCATTCTCGCGAATCCCCATGATATTGAGGCCCGCCACCGCCCAGATGATGCCCAGAATCAGCCCGCGCTCCACCCCCGGCCCGATACTAATGAACGTGGTGCCGTTGGTGACCGCACTGACCGTCGAGATGCAGGCGGTCAAAATGTAGGTGACCATGATCGAGGCTACCGCCACGAACGAGGCCACGGGGCCAAGCACCAGGTACGAGAACGAGTACACGCCGCCGCCGCGCATGTTGTTTTGTTCGAGAATCTGCGCGATCTCGACCATGCGGCTGGAGAGAAAGCGCATCAGCAATGAGGTGAAGGCGATGAAGAAGATCGCGCGGTTCCCGATGAAGCGGTGAGCTTCTGCCGGGGCGTAGAACACCGACGTCAGCTCGTCCATCAGCGTGATCACGCCGATACTGAGCCAGGTCACGTACCACTTGCCGCCCTTGGCGAAGCCCAGCAGCCCGGGGCGCCGCAGGATCACCGCGAACACCAGCACCAGGGCCGTGTTGAGAAACAACAGGACCAGCGTGGTCATGCCGGCGCAGCGCAGCAATTATGCGGTAGTGGGTGAAAACGGGCGCGCCATACGCGCGCTCCGGGGTCGAAAATGCACGGCAACGGCCGCCGCGGTCGCGCACAACAGCAGACACAGCCAGGGGCCGAGAAGTCCGGGCCGCCGTTTCTGCCAAGTATCCCGCTCAAAGGAGATGTCGAACGCTTGTCGGATCAAATCCATCAATGTCCTCGCGGCTACACGCACGGCCCACCGGGCGACCAGCAATCGCGCTGATTGCTAACACAGTCGCCAGCCACCTACAATGTGCACCTGTTTCGCCAGCGGTGGCCGCATATCCCCCGTCCGCCACCGACATCACTTCGGCTGCTCATCAGTGCCGCTAGCTATACATCCTTCGGGCGAGCCCGCCACAGCGTCGCCGTCCCAGTGACCGCAGGCTGACCATCGACGTGTTCGATGATCAAGTCGCACACAATGCGCTCGCGGTCGCGTTGTTCGTGATGCTCGGTAACTGCGCCGCGGATGCTGAGCGCCTCGCCCGCTATGCTCGGCACGCGGAAAGTCGTGCTCAGGTGTTCGAGGCGCCACCCGGACAGCTCGGCGCGCAGGAAGTGTTCGAGAAAGGCCGCCAGCATCGGACCGGGCACCACCATGCCGGGCCGGCCGACGGCGAGAGCCAGATCGGCGAAGTCACTGGCACTGCCGGCGCCGACGTAGGCCGCGATCTGCTCAGCGAGCGGCGCGGAGCGGCGCCGCGGGCCGAGTTCGTCTCCCACCGGCATCGCGCACCTTCACCCAGCAGCACCGCCGGCGCCGGAACGTTCGCGGACGATTTGCCGGTCGACCACACGGACCACCAGTTCTCCGCTCTCGTCCCGAATCGTCGACTCGCGCACCACCACAACGAGTGACCCACTGCGGCCGCTCTTCTCGTAGACGTCCGCTACCCTTTCGTGAACCCAATAACGCCCGCCGGTGAAGATCGGCCGGTGCAACTCGATCTCATGTCCGCCGTAGAGCGAGAACATCGTCGGCGGCAGCGGGATGCCCGGCCCCGGCCCGCCACGCAACGTCAGGCAAAAGGTCGGCGGCGCTTCGGTGAGCGGGCCCGCCACCGTCGCCGCATCGCCAACCGCCCGAGCGTAGCTCGCAATCATCTCGGCCGTGACGGTTACCGGCCCGAAATCGGCTTCGTACGCCAGCAGGGCGTCTGCGATGGCACGCATTACGAGATCGCTGCGAAACGGCAATTCCCTCATGCGACTTCGGCTCAGTCGCGCGGCTTCTTCGCGGCATTCAGGTACGCGGGCCGTTCGCCGCCGCCGTGCAGCAGAATGCTCGCCCCGCTGACGTAACGGGCCAGCGGTGAGGCGAGGAACAGGCAGACATCGCCCACGTCCTCGGGCTCGCCGAGGCGGCTCAACGGGACTGTGGCGGCGACGGCGGCGATGCCGGCTTCGTCGCCGTAATGCAGGTGCGACTGTTCCGTCCGAATCATGCCGGCGGTGATGGCGTTGACGCGCACCTTGGGCGCCCATTCCACCGCCAGTGATTGGGTGAGACTCAACAGGCCCGCCTTGGCCGCGCCGTAGGCGGCCGCACCGGGCGAGGGCCGGATGCCGCTGACGCTGGCGATGTTGATGATCGCGCCGCCCGTCTCTTGCTGCTGCATCACCGTGTTGGCACGCTGGGCGAAGTTGAGCGGAGCAATCAGGTTAAGCCGCAGGATGGATTCCGAGAAGCGCGGCGATGCGGTTCCCGCGTCGGCTGGCGGCGCGCCGCCGGCGTTGTTCACGAGGACGTCGAGATGACCGAAGCGCTCGGTGGTGAAGGCGACGATTGCGTCGATCGCTTCGATCTGCCGAATGTCGCCCGCGACGAAGAGCGCCTGCTTGCCACCGCCGCTCGGCAGGGCGTCAGGCTGATTGCGCCCGCAGATCACGACCTCGGCGCCGGCGTCGAGAAAACCTGTCGCGATGCCGCGGCCCACTCCCTTGCCGCCGCCGGTGACGATGATGACCTTGCCTGTGAAGTCGAGCGGGTTGTTCATGAAGAAACCCTACCACAGAGACACCGAGGCACAGAGAAATACGTTGCCGTTCGAAGTCGCCACAAGCCCTCCTTCCGTCTCGGTGTCTCCGTGCCTCTGGGGTGAAATTATTTACAATCCAATCCGCCGCGCCACCAACTCGCGATGGTACGCCGGATCGCCGAGCAATACCTCGCTCGACTTGGCGCGTTTGAAGTACAAGTGCACGTCGTACTCCCAGGTGAAACCAACGCCGCCATGGATTTGCGCGCTCTCCGCCGCGCAGGAGAAGTGTGCATCGGAGCAGTACGC
It encodes the following:
- a CDS encoding MaoC family dehydratase N-terminal domain-containing protein, with product MRAIADALLAYEADFGPVTVTAEMIASYARAVGDAATVAGPLTEAPPTFCLTLRGGPGPGIPLPPTMFSLYGGHEIELHRPIFTGGRYWVHERVADVYEKSGRSGSLVVVVRESTIRDESGELVVRVVDRQIVRERSGAGGAAG
- a CDS encoding APC family permease, producing the protein MTTLVLLFLNTALVLVFAVILRRPGLLGFAKGGKWYVTWLSIGVITLMDELTSVFYAPAEAHRFIGNRAIFFIAFTSLLMRFLSSRMVEIAQILEQNNMRGGGVYSFSYLVLGPVASFVAVASIMVTYILTACISTVSAVTNGTTFISIGPGVERGLILGIIWAVAGLNIMGIRENARVTFGIFVGAAFVFVNLIALGLLNIDPHGPSIIAGSTTAVVKDITSGGLASAVQVLTIGVASCVLAYSGIESVIQTAGLVESWRDISRAYWFLALTVGIVTPLITALALSAPIDFAGHEGDLITHWASMVGNAPFGAMVGIFGSVILIMAVNTAYVASCELLERVAHRYRFDWMLATNRRLSPYRIHIINAVLYTAIILMTRGSQQILAEMYAIGLLASFCINIGCLMIYRYFRGTKQIRDYYTSRTGTLALELILIACFVYLAFHRPYGTALWAAVVAMLLGAGIPLSRRYGPELKEVRRSDYPMEMVLDLAEAEGPLHIYFRRPGELDIALATGGTAFITFFSPRQGIPEKLARNHYRFPIQGGVFRSIAAVLALFQEEFGGQDVHVHLGWPMSSWLDRMATGVFVANLTRLPKLFPKLQFSIEYLAVASRT
- a CDS encoding SDR family oxidoreductase produces the protein MNNPLDFTGKVIIVTGGGKGVGRGIATGFLDAGAEVVICGRNQPDALPSGGGKQALFVAGDIRQIEAIDAIVAFTTERFGHLDVLVNNAGGAPPADAGTASPRFSESILRLNLIAPLNFAQRANTVMQQQETGGAIINIASVSGIRPSPGAAAYGAAKAGLLSLTQSLAVEWAPKVRVNAITAGMIRTEQSHLHYGDEAGIAAVAATVPLSRLGEPEDVGDVCLFLASPLARYVSGASILLHGGGERPAYLNAAKKPRD